A section of the Streptomyces sp. Je 1-369 genome encodes:
- a CDS encoding ABC transporter ATP-binding protein — protein MTTAITTPRHGGTGGRTAVAARARQVVKAYGSGETRVVALDHIDVDIARGQFTAIMGPSGSGKSTLMHCLAGLDTVSSGQIYLDETEITGLKDKKLTRLRRDRIGFIFQAFNLLPTLNAIENITLPMDIAGRKPDRAWLDQVVETVGLAGRLKHRPTELSGGQQQRVAVARALASRPEIIFGDEPTGNLDSRAGAEVLGFLRRSVTDLGQTIVMVTHDPVAASYADRVLYLADGRIVDEMHHPTADQVLDRMKSFDARGRTS, from the coding sequence GTGACAACGGCTATAACGACACCCAGGCACGGGGGCACTGGAGGACGTACGGCCGTGGCGGCACGGGCACGGCAGGTCGTGAAGGCGTACGGCTCCGGGGAGACCCGCGTCGTCGCACTCGACCACATCGACGTCGACATCGCCCGCGGTCAGTTCACCGCGATCATGGGCCCCTCGGGCTCCGGCAAGTCGACCCTGATGCACTGCCTCGCGGGTCTCGACACGGTCAGCAGCGGGCAGATCTACCTCGACGAGACCGAGATCACCGGCCTCAAGGACAAGAAGCTGACGCGGCTGCGCCGAGACCGGATCGGCTTCATCTTCCAGGCGTTCAACCTCCTCCCCACCCTGAACGCCATCGAGAACATCACGCTCCCCATGGACATCGCGGGCCGCAAGCCCGACCGCGCCTGGCTCGACCAGGTCGTGGAGACCGTGGGCCTGGCAGGGCGCCTCAAGCACCGCCCGACCGAACTCTCCGGCGGCCAGCAGCAGCGCGTCGCCGTGGCCCGCGCCCTCGCCTCGCGCCCCGAGATCATCTTCGGCGACGAGCCGACCGGAAACCTCGACTCCCGGGCGGGAGCGGAGGTGTTGGGCTTCCTGCGCCGCTCGGTCACCGACCTCGGCCAGACCATCGTGATGGTGACGCACGACCCGGTGGCCGCCTCGTACGCGGACCGCGTCCTGTACCTCGCCGACGGCCGGATCGTCGACGAGATGCACCACCCCACCGCCGACCAGGTCCTCGACCGCATGAAGTCTTTTGACGCGCGGGGTCGTACGTCATGA
- a CDS encoding HNH endonuclease family protein, which produces MNRRRINRRTASALLALLTVPALLTGCETGTKDKKGEGGAAGPDAKAGSALAAVDTLTVKGRAPKTGYERSRFGTAWADTDSNRCPTRDDILKRDLKDVTYQGGDCRVASGKLAPDPYTGKEVTFRRGRSQVDIDHLVALSDAWQKGAFQWEPAKRIAFANDPLNLLAVDAGPNRGKGDGDTATWLPPNKGYRCTYVAGQVAVKKKYGVWVTGAERDAMRKVLTTCPTEKLPSGTAPTEAPPRFHAR; this is translated from the coding sequence GTGAACCGACGACGCATCAACCGACGTACCGCTTCGGCGCTCCTCGCCCTCCTCACCGTGCCCGCGCTCCTCACCGGCTGCGAGACCGGCACCAAGGACAAGAAGGGGGAGGGCGGCGCCGCAGGCCCCGACGCCAAGGCGGGGTCCGCACTCGCCGCCGTCGACACGCTCACCGTCAAGGGCCGCGCCCCCAAGACCGGTTACGAGCGGAGCCGGTTCGGCACGGCGTGGGCCGACACGGACTCGAACCGCTGCCCGACCCGGGACGACATCCTGAAGCGGGACCTCAAGGACGTGACGTACCAGGGCGGCGACTGCCGGGTGGCGTCCGGGAAGCTCGCGCCCGACCCGTACACGGGGAAGGAAGTGACGTTCCGGCGCGGCCGCAGCCAAGTCGACATCGACCACCTCGTGGCGCTCTCCGACGCCTGGCAGAAGGGCGCGTTCCAGTGGGAGCCCGCCAAACGCATAGCGTTCGCCAACGACCCGCTGAACCTCCTCGCCGTCGACGCGGGCCCCAACCGCGGCAAGGGCGATGGCGACACGGCGACGTGGCTGCCCCCGAACAAGGGCTACCGCTGCACGTACGTGGCCGGGCAGGTCGCGGTGAAGAAGAAGTACGGGGTGTGGGTGACCGGCGCGGAACGCGACGCCATGAGGAAGGTCCTCACGACGTGCCCGACCGAGAAACTCCCATCGGGCACGGCCCCGACAGAGGCCCCGCCCCGCTTCCACGCCCGCTGA
- a CDS encoding MOSC domain-containing protein, whose protein sequence is MTFQVVGLHRFPVKSMLGDAHDRLDFGAAGVVGDRLWALRYPDGKLASGKNHERFRRTPGMLEHRAVYDGDGTPVVLAPDGAELRPGDPRIPERFGEGVQLLREEGDDFHKDVSAVSLVGTASLRALGDLLGDPGPVDVRRLRKNIVVETDEPWIEEDWVGCEIALGGGEGREPLLLRVSKRVKRCVMVTQAQPGLPADNRVLKTLTTARGMCIGIHTDIVAPAPLALGDTVVVR, encoded by the coding sequence GTGACGTTCCAAGTCGTGGGTCTGCACCGGTTTCCGGTGAAGTCGATGCTCGGCGACGCGCACGACCGGCTGGACTTCGGCGCGGCCGGCGTCGTCGGCGACCGGCTGTGGGCCCTGCGGTACCCCGACGGCAAGCTGGCCAGCGGAAAGAACCACGAGCGGTTCCGCCGGACACCCGGGATGCTCGAACACCGGGCGGTCTACGACGGTGACGGCACCCCCGTCGTCCTCGCACCCGACGGCGCCGAGCTGCGCCCCGGCGACCCGCGCATCCCGGAACGTTTCGGCGAGGGCGTCCAGTTGCTCCGTGAGGAGGGGGACGACTTCCACAAGGACGTCTCCGCCGTCTCCCTCGTCGGCACCGCCTCGCTGCGCGCACTCGGCGACCTCCTCGGCGACCCCGGCCCCGTCGACGTACGACGCCTGCGCAAGAACATCGTCGTGGAGACCGACGAGCCGTGGATCGAGGAGGACTGGGTGGGCTGTGAGATCGCCCTCGGCGGGGGCGAGGGCCGCGAACCCTTGCTGCTGCGCGTCAGCAAGCGCGTGAAACGGTGCGTCATGGTGACCCAGGCCCAGCCCGGCCTCCCCGCGGACAACCGCGTCCTGAAGACCCTCACCACCGCCCGCGGCATGTGCATCGGCATCCACACGGACATCGTGGCGCCCGCCCCGCTGGCCCTCGGCGACACGGTGGTAGTCCGGTGA
- a CDS encoding nuclear transport factor 2 family protein: MTAETVADHTRSVVQDFLQARLAGDTGRMVELFADDVDWLLAENPVVPWIRPRSTGAECAAQSAELADHTVPEDAAATLDTFLVDGTDAVLFGHLSGTVRATGKSFGGPFALRLTVENGRITRHHLYENSLSIAAACTAA; this comes from the coding sequence ATGACCGCCGAGACCGTCGCCGACCACACCCGCTCCGTCGTCCAGGACTTCCTCCAAGCCCGGCTCGCCGGGGACACCGGGCGGATGGTGGAGCTGTTCGCCGACGACGTGGACTGGCTGCTCGCCGAGAACCCCGTCGTCCCATGGATCCGCCCCCGCTCCACCGGCGCCGAGTGCGCCGCCCAGTCGGCGGAGCTGGCGGATCACACGGTGCCGGAGGACGCGGCCGCCACGCTCGACACATTCCTGGTGGACGGCACCGACGCCGTCCTGTTCGGCCACCTCTCGGGCACCGTGCGCGCCACCGGCAAGTCCTTCGGCGGCCCCTTCGCCCTGCGCCTCACGGTGGAGAACGGCCGGATCACCCGGCACCACCTCTACGAGAACAGCCTGTCGATCGCGGCGGCCTGCACGGCAGCGTGA
- the mfd gene encoding transcription-repair coupling factor, whose protein sequence is MSLHGLLDAVVKDSALAEAAKAATDGHRMHVDLVGPPAARPFAVAALARESGRTVLAVTATGREAEDLAAALRTILPPDGVAEYPSWETLPHERLSPRSDTVGRRLAVLRRLAHPSSDDPETGPVSVVVAPVRSVLQPQVKGLGDLEPVALRSGQTTDLNAIVEALAAAAYSRVELVEKRGEFAVRGGILDVFPPTEEHPLRVEFWGDDVEEIRYFKVADQRSLEVAEHGLWAPPCRELLLTDEVREKAAALAERHPELGELLGKIAEGIAVEGMESLAPVLVDDMELLVDVLPKGSMAVVCDPERVRTRAADLVATSQEFLQASWAATAGGGEAPIDVDAASLWGIADVRDHARELDMMWWSVSPFAADEELDDDTLKLGMHAPETYRGDTAKALADTKGWLAEEWRVVYVTEGHGPAARTVEVLGGEGIAARLDGDLGELTPSLVHVSCGSIDYGFVDPALKLAVLTETDLSGQKAAGKDGQRMPARRRKTIDPLTLESGDYIVHEQHGVGRYIEMVQRTVQGATREYLVVEYAPAKRGQPGDRLYIPTDQLEQITKYVGGEAPTLHRLGGADWTKTKARAKKAVKEIAADLIKLYSARMAAPGHSFAPDTPWQRELEDAFPYVETPDQLTTIAEVKEDMEKTVPMDRLICGDVGYGKTEIAVRAAFKAVQDGKQVAVLVPTTLLVQQHFGTFSERYSQFPVSVKALSRFQTETESKATLEGLREGSVDIVIGTHRLFSSETKFKDLGLVIVDEEQRFGVEHKEQLKKLRANVDVLTMSATPIPRTLEMAVTGIREMSTITTPPEERHPVLTFVGPYEEKQIGAAVRRELLREGQVFYIHNRVESIDRAAARLRDIVPEARIATAHGQMSEQALEQVVVDFWEKKFDVLVSTTIVESGIDISNANTLIVERGDNFGLSQLHQLRGRVGRGRERGYAYFLYPPEKPLTETAHERLATIAQHTEMGAGMYVAMKDLEIRGAGNLLGGEQSGHIAGVGFDLYVRMVGEAVADYRASLEGGVEEEPPLEVKIELPVDAHVPHDYAPGERLRLQAYRAIASANTEDDVKAVREELTDRYGKLPEPVENLLLVAGLRMLSRACEVGEIVLQGNNIRFAPVDLRESQELRLKRLYPGTVIKLTANQILVPRPKTAKVGGKPLVGRELLGWVGEFLTSILGS, encoded by the coding sequence ATGAGCCTGCACGGTCTGCTCGACGCTGTCGTCAAGGACTCGGCACTCGCCGAAGCGGCCAAGGCCGCGACCGACGGCCACCGCATGCACGTCGACCTGGTCGGACCGCCCGCGGCCCGGCCCTTCGCGGTGGCGGCGCTGGCCCGCGAGTCCGGCCGCACCGTCCTGGCCGTGACGGCCACCGGCCGTGAGGCCGAGGACCTCGCCGCCGCGCTGCGGACGATCCTGCCGCCGGACGGCGTCGCGGAGTACCCGTCGTGGGAGACGCTGCCGCACGAGCGCCTCTCCCCGCGCTCGGATACGGTCGGCCGCCGCCTCGCGGTCCTGCGCCGCCTCGCGCACCCCAGCTCGGACGACCCGGAGACGGGCCCGGTCTCGGTGGTCGTCGCGCCGGTCCGTTCCGTCCTCCAGCCGCAGGTCAAGGGCCTCGGCGACCTGGAGCCCGTGGCGCTGCGCAGCGGGCAGACCACGGACCTCAACGCGATCGTGGAGGCCCTGGCGGCGGCCGCGTACTCGCGCGTGGAGCTGGTGGAGAAGCGCGGCGAGTTCGCCGTACGAGGCGGGATTCTCGACGTCTTCCCGCCCACCGAGGAGCACCCGCTGCGCGTGGAGTTCTGGGGCGACGACGTGGAGGAGATCCGCTACTTCAAGGTCGCCGACCAGCGCTCCCTGGAGGTCGCCGAGCACGGCCTGTGGGCGCCGCCCTGCCGTGAGCTGCTGCTCACCGACGAGGTGCGCGAGAAGGCGGCCGCCCTCGCCGAGCGGCACCCGGAGCTCGGCGAGCTGCTCGGGAAGATCGCCGAGGGCATCGCGGTGGAGGGCATGGAGTCCCTCGCGCCGGTCCTCGTGGACGACATGGAGCTGCTCGTCGACGTCCTGCCGAAGGGCTCGATGGCGGTGGTCTGCGACCCGGAGCGGGTGCGGACGCGCGCGGCGGACCTGGTGGCGACCTCGCAGGAGTTCCTCCAGGCGAGCTGGGCGGCGACGGCGGGCGGCGGCGAGGCGCCGATCGACGTGGACGCGGCGTCCCTGTGGGGCATCGCGGACGTCCGGGACCACGCCCGCGAGCTCGACATGATGTGGTGGTCGGTGAGCCCGTTCGCCGCCGACGAGGAGCTGGACGACGACACGCTCAAGCTGGGCATGCACGCCCCGGAGACGTACCGGGGCGACACGGCGAAGGCCCTCGCGGACACGAAGGGCTGGCTGGCGGAGGAGTGGCGCGTCGTCTACGTCACCGAGGGGCACGGACCCGCGGCCCGCACCGTCGAGGTCCTGGGCGGCGAGGGCATCGCGGCCCGCCTCGACGGCGACCTCGGGGAGCTGACGCCGTCGCTGGTGCACGTGTCCTGCGGTTCGATCGACTACGGCTTCGTGGACCCGGCCCTCAAGCTCGCGGTCCTCACCGAGACCGATCTGTCGGGCCAGAAGGCGGCGGGCAAGGACGGCCAGCGCATGCCGGCGCGCCGCCGCAAGACGATCGACCCGCTGACGCTGGAGTCCGGCGACTACATCGTCCACGAGCAGCACGGTGTGGGCCGCTACATCGAGATGGTGCAGCGTACGGTCCAGGGCGCGACGCGCGAGTACCTCGTGGTGGAGTACGCGCCCGCCAAGCGCGGCCAGCCCGGCGACCGGCTCTACATTCCCACGGACCAGCTGGAGCAGATCACCAAGTACGTGGGCGGCGAGGCACCGACCCTCCACCGCCTGGGCGGCGCCGACTGGACGAAGACGAAGGCGCGGGCGAAGAAGGCGGTCAAGGAGATCGCCGCGGACCTCATCAAGCTGTACTCGGCGCGCATGGCGGCGCCCGGCCACTCCTTCGCGCCCGACACGCCGTGGCAGCGCGAGCTGGAGGACGCGTTCCCGTACGTGGAGACGCCCGACCAGCTGACGACGATCGCCGAGGTCAAGGAGGACATGGAGAAGACGGTCCCGATGGACCGCCTGATCTGCGGCGACGTCGGCTACGGCAAGACGGAGATCGCGGTCCGCGCGGCGTTCAAGGCGGTCCAGGACGGCAAGCAGGTAGCGGTCCTCGTCCCCACGACTCTCCTGGTCCAGCAGCACTTCGGCACGTTCTCCGAGCGGTACTCCCAGTTCCCGGTCAGCGTGAAGGCGCTGAGCCGCTTCCAGACGGAGACGGAGTCGAAGGCGACCCTGGAGGGGCTGCGCGAGGGCTCGGTCGACATCGTCATCGGCACGCACCGCCTGTTCTCCTCGGAGACCAAGTTCAAGGACCTGGGCCTGGTCATCGTCGACGAGGAGCAGCGCTTCGGCGTCGAGCACAAGGAACAGCTGAAGAAGCTCCGTGCGAACGTCGACGTCCTGACGATGTCGGCCACCCCCATTCCCCGTACGCTCGAAATGGCCGTCACCGGCATCCGCGAGATGTCGACGATCACGACGCCGCCCGAGGAACGCCACCCGGTCCTGACCTTCGTCGGCCCGTACGAGGAGAAGCAGATCGGCGCGGCGGTCCGCCGTGAACTGCTCCGCGAGGGCCAGGTCTTCTACATCCACAACCGCGTCGAGTCGATCGACCGCGCGGCGGCCCGCCTCCGCGACATCGTCCCCGAGGCGCGCATCGCGACGGCCCACGGCCAGATGTCGGAACAGGCCCTGGAGCAGGTGGTCGTCGACTTCTGGGAGAAGAAGTTCGACGTGCTCGTCTCGACGACGATCGTCGAGTCGGGCATCGACATCTCCAACGCGAACACGCTGATCGTGGAGCGGGGCGACAACTTCGGCCTGTCCCAGCTCCACCAGCTGCGAGGCCGAGTGGGCCGAGGCCGCGAACGGGGTTACGCGTACTTCCTCTACCCCCCGGAGAAGCCCCTCACAGAAACCGCCCACGAGCGCCTCGCCACGATCGCCCAGCACACGGAGATGGGCGCGGGCATGTACGTGGCGATGAAGGACCTGGAGATCCGCGGCGCGGGCAACCTCCTGGGCGGCGAGCAGTCGGGCCACATCGCGGGCGTCGGCTTCGACCTGTACGTCCGCATGGTCGGCGAGGCGGTCGCGGACTACCGCGCGTCCCTGGAGGGCGGTGTCGAGGAGGAGCCGCCCCTGGAGGTCAAGATCGAGCTCCCGGTCGACGCGCACGTCCCCCACGACTACGCCCCCGGCGAGCGCCTCCGCCTCCAGGCCTACCGTGCCATCGCCTCCGCGAACACGGAGGACGACGTCAAGGCGGTACGCGAAGAACTCACCGACCGCTACGGCAAGCTCCCCGAACCGGTGGAGAACCTCCTCCTGGTAGCAGGTCTCCGCATGCTCTCCCGAGCCTGCGAGGTCGGCGAGATCGTCCTCCAGGGCAACAACATCCGCTTCGCCCCGGTGGACCTCCGCGAATCCCAGGAACTCCGCCTCAAGCGCCTCTACCCCGGCACGGTCATCAAGCTGACCGCGAACCAGATCCTGGTCCCGCGCCCGAAGACGGCGAAGGTAGGCGGCAAGCCGTTGGTCGGCCGGGAACTGCTGGGGTGGGTCGGGGAGTTCCTCACGTCGATCCTGGGGTCGTAG
- a CDS encoding SigE family RNA polymerase sigma factor has translation MTDEEFEAFYAHSVRSLVGQVYLMTGDLHEAQDVVQEAFVRAWARRARLERDAGPEAWVRTVAWRLAVSRWRRRGRAAEAWRRHHGERAGAAPAPDPGTVALVAALRQLSERQRRVAVLHYVCDLSVRQVAAETGIAAGTVKSHLSRARAALAPHLDDAAFDEAPTSDLDLGGAP, from the coding sequence TTGACCGACGAGGAGTTCGAGGCGTTCTACGCGCACTCCGTGAGATCGCTGGTCGGACAGGTCTATCTGATGACGGGGGACCTCCACGAGGCGCAGGACGTGGTCCAGGAGGCCTTCGTCCGGGCGTGGGCGCGCCGTGCCCGCCTTGAGCGGGACGCCGGGCCCGAGGCGTGGGTCAGGACCGTCGCCTGGCGGCTCGCCGTCAGCCGGTGGCGGCGGCGCGGGCGGGCCGCGGAGGCCTGGCGGCGCCACCACGGGGAGCGGGCGGGTGCCGCGCCCGCCCCGGATCCGGGGACCGTCGCGCTGGTCGCCGCGTTGCGGCAGCTGTCCGAGCGGCAGCGGCGCGTGGCCGTCCTGCACTACGTGTGCGACCTCTCCGTGCGGCAGGTCGCCGCGGAGACCGGGATCGCGGCCGGGACCGTGAAGTCCCATCTGTCCCGTGCCAGGGCGGCGCTCGCGCCGCATCTCGACGACGCCGCGTTCGACGAAGCGCCCACGTCGGACCTCGACCTCGGAGGAGCACCGTGA
- a CDS encoding ABC transporter permease: MTVLKTSMRNFFAHKGRMALSAVAVILSVAFVCGTLVFSDTMSTTFDKLFAATSADVTVTPKSAEDPGDTPRSGKPESMPASVVQQAKQAKGVKAAEGAVSSQSVTVVNAKNKNMGPTNGGPTIAGNWTHNDLRSMDITSGHAPRGPTEVMIDADTADKHDLKLGDELRTITATGDLTAKISGIATFKVTNPGAAIVYFDTATSQRQLLGATGRFTHVNLTAAAGVSDTRLKQNVAGVFDAEAATYDIKTQKETADDNRESVGSFLDVMKYAMLGFAGIAFLVGIFLIINTFSMLVAQRTREIGLMRAIGSSRKQVNRSVLVEALLLGVFGSVLGVGAGIGLAVGLMKLMSGMGMELSTGDLTVNWTTPVIGTVLGIVVTVLAAYLPARRAGKVSPMAALRDAGTPADGRASALRAVIGLVLTGAGGAALWTASQADKAKDGSLLLGGGVVLTLIGFVVIGPVLASGVVRVISAVLLRMFGPVGRMAERNALRNPRRTGATGAALMIGLALVACLSVVGSSMVASATDELDKSVGADFIVQPTQPGIAITEKAAEALGKADHIAHVTRYKQINADMTTPSGKTVDGVGLSAADPSYATDLRRETTAGKLSAAYGKNAMSVGDDFAKKHGLKVGDELRIAFEHGRTAKLKLAAITDDDTSVDRGSMYLNITTMEQYVPADRIPQNDMMFASATKGQEEAAYASLKKSLDAYPQYKVMDQTDFKQTLKDQVGQLLNMVYGLLGLAIIVAILGVVNTLALSVVERTREIGLMRAIGLSRRQLRRMIRMESVVIALFGALLGLGLGMGWGATAQKLLALEGLKVLEIPWPTIIAVFIGSAFVGLFAALVPAFRAGRMNVLNAIATE, from the coding sequence ATGACCGTCCTCAAGACCTCGATGCGCAACTTCTTCGCGCACAAGGGCCGCATGGCCCTCTCGGCCGTGGCCGTGATCCTGTCGGTGGCGTTCGTCTGCGGCACGCTCGTCTTCTCCGACACCATGAGCACCACCTTCGACAAGCTCTTCGCGGCGACCTCCGCCGACGTCACCGTCACCCCCAAGTCCGCCGAGGACCCGGGCGACACCCCGCGCAGCGGCAAGCCCGAGTCGATGCCCGCCTCCGTCGTCCAGCAGGCGAAGCAGGCCAAGGGCGTCAAGGCAGCCGAGGGCGCCGTCAGCAGCCAGAGCGTGACCGTCGTCAACGCGAAGAACAAGAACATGGGCCCCACCAACGGCGGCCCGACCATCGCGGGCAACTGGACGCACAACGACCTGCGTTCCATGGACATCACCTCCGGCCACGCCCCGCGCGGCCCCACCGAGGTGATGATCGACGCCGACACCGCCGACAAGCACGACCTGAAACTCGGCGACGAGCTCCGCACCATCACCGCCACCGGCGACCTCACCGCGAAGATCTCCGGCATCGCCACCTTCAAGGTGACCAACCCCGGCGCCGCGATCGTCTACTTCGACACCGCGACCTCGCAGCGCCAACTCCTCGGCGCAACCGGCAGGTTCACGCACGTCAACCTCACCGCCGCCGCGGGCGTCAGCGACACCCGGCTGAAGCAGAACGTCGCCGGGGTCTTCGACGCCGAGGCGGCCACGTACGACATCAAGACCCAGAAGGAGACCGCGGACGACAACCGCGAGTCCGTCGGCAGCTTCCTCGACGTCATGAAGTACGCGATGCTCGGCTTCGCCGGGATCGCCTTCCTCGTCGGCATCTTCCTCATCATCAACACCTTCTCGATGCTGGTCGCCCAGCGCACCCGCGAGATCGGCCTGATGCGCGCCATCGGCTCGAGCCGCAAGCAGGTCAACCGCTCCGTCCTCGTCGAGGCGCTGCTGCTCGGCGTGTTCGGCTCGGTCCTCGGTGTCGGCGCGGGCATCGGACTCGCCGTCGGCCTGATGAAGCTCATGTCCGGCATGGGCATGGAACTCTCCACCGGCGACCTCACCGTCAACTGGACGACGCCCGTGATCGGCACGGTCCTCGGCATCGTCGTCACCGTCCTCGCCGCCTACCTCCCCGCACGACGCGCCGGCAAGGTCTCGCCGATGGCCGCACTGCGCGACGCGGGCACCCCCGCCGACGGCAGGGCGAGCGCGCTGCGCGCCGTCATCGGACTCGTCCTCACCGGCGCGGGCGGCGCCGCCCTGTGGACCGCGTCGCAGGCCGACAAGGCCAAGGACGGCTCGCTCCTGCTCGGCGGCGGCGTCGTCCTCACCCTCATCGGCTTCGTCGTCATCGGCCCCGTGCTCGCCTCCGGCGTCGTCCGCGTCATCAGCGCGGTCCTGCTGCGGATGTTCGGCCCGGTCGGCCGGATGGCCGAGCGCAACGCGCTGCGCAACCCGCGCCGCACCGGCGCCACCGGCGCGGCCCTGATGATCGGCCTCGCGCTGGTCGCCTGCCTCTCCGTCGTCGGCTCCTCGATGGTCGCGTCGGCCACCGACGAGCTCGACAAGTCGGTCGGCGCGGACTTTATCGTCCAGCCCACGCAGCCCGGCATCGCCATCACGGAGAAGGCCGCGGAGGCCCTCGGCAAGGCCGACCACATCGCCCACGTCACCCGCTACAAGCAGATCAACGCGGACATGACCACGCCGTCGGGCAAGACCGTGGACGGCGTCGGCCTGAGCGCCGCCGACCCCTCCTACGCCACCGACCTGCGGCGCGAGACCACCGCGGGCAAGCTATCCGCCGCCTACGGCAAGAACGCCATGTCGGTCGGCGACGACTTCGCCAAGAAGCACGGCCTGAAGGTCGGCGACGAGCTGAGGATCGCCTTCGAGCACGGCAGGACGGCGAAGCTGAAGCTCGCGGCGATCACCGACGACGACACGTCCGTCGACCGCGGCTCGATGTACCTCAACATCACGACGATGGAGCAGTACGTCCCCGCGGACCGCATCCCGCAGAACGACATGATGTTCGCCTCGGCCACCAAGGGCCAGGAAGAGGCCGCGTACGCCTCCCTGAAGAAGTCCCTGGACGCCTACCCGCAGTACAAGGTGATGGACCAGACCGACTTCAAGCAGACCCTGAAGGACCAGGTCGGCCAGCTCCTGAACATGGTCTACGGCCTGCTCGGCCTCGCGATCATCGTCGCGATCCTCGGCGTCGTGAACACCCTGGCCCTCTCGGTGGTGGAACGCACCCGCGAGATCGGCCTCATGCGCGCCATCGGCCTCTCGCGCCGCCAGCTGCGCCGCATGATCCGCATGGAGTCCGTGGTCATCGCCCTCTTCGGCGCCCTGCTCGGCCTCGGCCTGGGCATGGGCTGGGGTGCGACGGCGCAGAAGCTCCTGGCGCTGGAGGGCCTGAAGGTCCTTGAGATCCCGTGGCCGACGATCATCGCGGTCTTCATCGGGTCGGCGTTCGTGGGCCTGTTCGCGGCACTGGTCCCGGCGTTCCGGGCGGGCCGGATGAACGTCCTGAACGCGATCGCCACCGAATAG
- a CDS encoding DUF2079 domain-containing protein: MPGAKIDLPVQERADELIPGRDRSVSVPVGDGTRRLWDRAPHLLAAALFLAYAVVSVCRYRRLESRSWDLGIFEQAVRAYAHLNVPVADLKGPGANILGDHFSPVTALLAPAYRVFPSPIMLLVAQALLIAVSVVPVTRAATRILGRASGLAVGVAYGLSWGIQRAVDFDFHEICFAVPLIAFSLEALLRQRWRASLLWALPLVLVKEDLGVTLAALAVVVAIRCRRTDPKALPYALGVAAFGAVATLVTLTLVIPAFNTVGAYDYWDKVGDGGGAAGVLDGVGTKLRTLAWLLIPTSGLLALRSPLLLVALPTLGWRFVSADDHYWGTDWHYSAVLMPVVLLALVDAVDSARSSAKPWLRRYADLLPACVAAAALALTTSLPLAGLTEGATYKKSEQVVAVERMLDRIPDGATVEANIGPITRLTSRARVFWTGSAKPVVPRYVALDVRSGWTKDPVAYANGLHPGTRYVAEDTAYGYVLLRKER; encoded by the coding sequence ATGCCCGGAGCCAAGATCGATCTCCCCGTCCAGGAGCGTGCCGACGAGCTCATACCCGGGCGGGACCGGAGTGTCTCCGTCCCCGTCGGCGACGGGACGAGACGGCTCTGGGACCGCGCCCCGCACCTGCTCGCCGCCGCGCTGTTCCTCGCCTACGCCGTCGTGTCCGTGTGCCGGTACCGGCGGCTCGAGAGCCGGTCCTGGGACCTCGGGATCTTCGAGCAGGCCGTGCGCGCGTACGCGCACCTCAACGTGCCCGTGGCCGACCTCAAGGGGCCCGGCGCCAACATCCTCGGTGACCACTTCAGCCCCGTCACCGCCCTCCTCGCGCCCGCCTACCGGGTCTTCCCCTCCCCCATCATGCTGCTCGTCGCGCAGGCGCTGCTGATCGCCGTCTCCGTCGTGCCCGTCACCCGGGCGGCGACCCGGATCCTGGGGCGGGCGTCGGGGCTCGCGGTCGGGGTCGCGTACGGGCTGTCGTGGGGGATCCAGCGCGCCGTCGACTTCGACTTCCACGAGATCTGCTTCGCGGTGCCACTGATCGCCTTCTCCCTCGAAGCGCTGCTGCGGCAGCGGTGGCGGGCCTCGCTGCTCTGGGCGCTGCCGCTGGTCCTCGTCAAGGAGGACCTGGGGGTGACCCTCGCGGCGCTCGCCGTGGTCGTGGCGATCCGGTGCCGCCGTACGGACCCCAAGGCGCTGCCGTACGCCCTCGGGGTCGCCGCGTTCGGCGCGGTCGCCACCCTCGTCACGCTCACGCTGGTCATTCCGGCCTTCAACACGGTCGGCGCGTACGACTACTGGGACAAGGTCGGGGACGGGGGCGGCGCCGCCGGGGTCCTCGACGGGGTCGGTACGAAGCTGCGCACCCTCGCCTGGCTGCTGATCCCCACCTCCGGGCTCCTCGCCCTGCGTTCACCGCTGCTCCTGGTCGCGCTGCCGACGCTCGGCTGGCGGTTCGTCTCCGCCGACGACCACTACTGGGGCACGGACTGGCACTACAGCGCCGTCCTGATGCCGGTCGTCCTGCTCGCCCTCGTCGACGCCGTCGACAGCGCACGCAGCAGTGCGAAGCCGTGGCTGCGCCGGTACGCGGACCTGCTCCCCGCGTGCGTCGCCGCGGCCGCGCTCGCTCTGACCACGTCGCTGCCGCTCGCGGGCCTCACCGAAGGGGCGACGTACAAGAAGAGCGAGCAGGTCGTCGCCGTCGAGAGGATGCTCGACCGGATCCCGGACGGCGCCACCGTCGAGGCGAACATCGGGCCGATCACCCGGCTGACCTCCCGCGCCCGCGTCTTCTGGACCGGGTCGGCCAAGCCCGTCGTACCCCGGTACGTCGCGCTCGACGTGCGCTCCGGCTGGACGAAGGACCCGGTCGCGTACGCCAACGGCCTGCATCCGGGCACCCGGTACGTGGCCGAGGACACCGCGTACGGGTACGTGCTGCTCCGCAAGGAACGATGA